GCAGTAGCATGGGCTCACAATAAAGACGGAACAGATTGGTATTTCGTTATAAGAGGCAATGTAAAGGCGTATGATCCATGGCACAATAATGTATATCCTGTTAATGCTACCGACGTCCTCTTCACTCTATGGAGGATAGCTAGGCTGAACCTAGATCCTAGCTGGATGATAACGTCTTTCATCAATGTTAACCAGAGCACTGTACTAACAGAAAATGAGCTAAGTAGTGTATTGTCTAAAGGAGGAATATATACTAGCTATGGGAACTTCCAGGGAGAGGTAAAAAGCTTATCGCAACTACTACAAGTTTACGACTACAGCGGATCTACCGCTGGTGTTGTCGAGCTAAAGCTATATAAGCCGTATGGTGCCATACTCGAAATACTTGCAGATCCGTTCACGATGGTTGTACCTATGAAATACATGTTCGATTACACACCACAACTACAGGGCAAATACACACAGGCACTTAAAGATAGCAACTATGGAAGGAGCCCGTCTGCATGGGCGAAATATGTCGGTACTGGAGAACAAGAGCCTACACATCAGCTTCTACATAAGTATCCTGTAGGTACTGGTCCATACTATGTGAAGGAATACAAGGAGAACAGTTACATAGTGCTCCAGTATAACCCTTATTACTGGAACGTAACACTGTGGAAACAGCTATATGGCACTAATGCACCGGAGCATAAGACGGCTATATTCCTAATTAATAATGATGCTGTCACTAGGATAGAAATACTTAAGAGAGGTCAGGCAGATTATGGAGCTATACCCATGGATAGGCTAAAAGATGTTGAAGGGTATCAATATTCTGGAACAAACTATAAGGTAGTGGTAAAGAATCTAGGGTTGGATCCAACGATACTCTACATAGTTCTCAACGATCTGAAGCCTCCTCTGGACAATCTGTATGTCAGGCAGGCACTAGCATATGCTGTACCTTACACACAGATATATAATCTTGTATATGCTGGTTATGCAACCGAGCTTTACGGTGTATTACCAGCAGGCTTCATAGGTCATAATGACAATATTGTGGCAAAATATTCATTTAATCTAACGAAAGCTAAAGAATTATTGCAAAAGTCTGGTGTCGACCTAAGTAAGTATAGTATAGAGGTATGGTATAACACAGGGAATAGTCAGAGAGAGAAAATAGCGACATTACTGCAAAACACCTGGGGTTCACTAGGACTCAAGGTTACAGCAAAAGCTCTAAATTGGCCGACATTACTGCAAAACACAGAGAAGCCTAGTTTCGATGTATATATAATAGGCTGGGCACCTGATTATATAGATCCCGACGACTATGCAGGACCACTATTCTATGGAGGAACACAGTTCAGTGTACTACAATGGACTACCGTTAACAGCGTATCCAGCGCAGGAAGTTACCTAAGCGGATGATATAGTTTTTCCAAAAGTACTCTGTATTCTTTTTTCCAAACAATTAATCTATCGATATAGTTTTACTTTTTTTGATAATGATATTTTAACCTCTCCAATTACCTCCAAAACAAGGATGCAATGGTCTCCCCCCCGTAGTGGGCCAATCTCGGGAACCTAAGTCTTGGCATACATCCGTTAATAGAGGGAGGATATGATGGCCGAACTTAGGAGGTTTCTTGTTAGGAGGTTCCTAACTTTCATTCCTACCTTAATAGGTGTAACCTTCATAGTTTACTTGATAGCTGCAGTGGTTCCCGCTAATCCAGCGAGGCTTTGGGCGGGGGGTCAAAAAGCGAATCCTCAAGTTATTAACATGCTTGTAAGAGAATATCACCTTAGGGACCCGTTTTATGTTCAGTATTATTACTTCATGAAAGGTTTCCTCGAAAACTCTATGGTAAGCCCCGTTACAGGATATAAAGTATGGTATGAAGTGAAAACATATATGCCTGTAACGGTTCAACTCACGCTTATTTCCTTCGTATTTATTGTCCTTATAGGAATTCCCTTGGGAATCATATCTGCCTTGAAGAAGGATACTTGGATAGATGCAGTGATAAGGGTTATAGCTTTAGTTGGGGTTTCTGTACCGATATTTTGGCTAGCATATTTAATGATATTCCTGTTCTTCACAAAGCTAGGCTGGATAACACTATCAGGTACCCCTACTCCTTCCTATAGTATAACCGGTATTCCGTTAATAGATTCTATCTTGAAACTTGATTGGCATACCCACTATGAGATAATAAAGAGATACTGGCTCCCTGCAATAATACTTGCATATCCAGGTATAGGAGTTATAGCCAGGTTGGTACGGAACTCTTTCCTGGACGCATTAGGTGCTGATTTCGTTGAGTTCATAGATGCGAAGGGTCTTCCTAAGTCACAGAGGTACCGTCATGTCCTAAAGAATGCGATGGTGCCTATTATCACGGTACTGGGACTCCAGTTTGGCGGTCTTTTAGCTGGCGCACCCATAACTGAAACTATATTCGGTCTTCCAGGTATTGGTAGGTTTATGCTGACAAGCATATACAGTTTTGACTATTTAAGCCTGATGGGCGGCGTATTTGTGATAGCATTGATCTATATGACGGTAAATCTAATCGTAGACATATTCTATGCCTTAATTGATCCTAGGGTTAGATATTGAGGTGATGTATTATGGCTACTAAAGCTGCTAGTGAAGTTTATAAGAAAAAGGTTCTGGATAGGTTTTCGGATGTATTTATTGATGGTTTAGCTAGCTTCATGGAGAAAATACGTCCAGGGTGGAAGGTAAGGAACCAGGCAAGAATAGATGAATGGAAGCTAATGTTCTACGCGTTTAATAGGAGTCCGCTGGGTATAACTGGTGCTATCCTGGTTTTAGCGTTTCTCGTAATAGCAATTATCGGACCTTGGATAGCTCCGTTAAGCTATGATACTTCTCTAGCGCTGTGCAACCAGCAAGCATACCTTGCCCCTCCGAAGACGACAGTGACCATTCCAACAGGATGCGAGGCGCTCGGTGTTAAGCCTGGTAACTATACGCTATATCTGGGTGGTGATAGTTTTGGCAGGGATTTAGGTAGTAGAATGCTGTTTGGGGCTAGGACTAGTTTTGTCGTAATGATATTTGTCTTGCTAGTAGGGCCTTGGATAGGTATAGGATTGGGGCTTATTTCAGGTTATTTCGGCGGTTCAACAGATGAGGTAATCATGAGGACTACTGATATCTTCCTAGTATTCCCAGGGCTGATACTGGCTATAGCTTTCTCAGCAGTTCTTCCAACGAGGATTTCCGGGTTTCTTTCAAGCCATCACATTGTAAGTTTATTCTTCCTACACTTATTCTCATTGAAAGTTCAGCATGAGGGATCCTTAGCAAGCCTATTATCTGTGATTATAGCCCTCTGGATAGTTTGGTGGCCTGGTTATGCTAGACTTGTTAGAGGAATGGTTCTATCAGAAAAGGAGAACACCTATGTAGAAGCTGCTAGAGCCTTAGGTATACCTTCAAGGTCAATACTCGTAAGGCATATACTACCCAATATATCAGGTCCAATACTTGTATATCTATCCCTCGATTCGGGGGGAGTAATTCTAACAGAGGCTGGGCTTAGCTTCTTGGGAGTAGGAGCTGTTCCACCGATAGCTGATTGGGGTAGAATA
This window of the Candidatus Tiamatella incendiivivens genome carries:
- a CDS encoding ABC transporter permease, with translation MATKAASEVYKKKVLDRFSDVFIDGLASFMEKIRPGWKVRNQARIDEWKLMFYAFNRSPLGITGAILVLAFLVIAIIGPWIAPLSYDTSLALCNQQAYLAPPKTTVTIPTGCEALGVKPGNYTLYLGGDSFGRDLGSRMLFGARTSFVVMIFVLLVGPWIGIGLGLISGYFGGSTDEVIMRTTDIFLVFPGLILAIAFSAVLPTRISGFLSSHHIVSLFFLHLFSLKVQHEGSLASLLSVIIALWIVWWPGYARLVRGMVLSEKENTYVEAARALGIPSRSILVRHILPNISGPILVYLSLDSGGVILTEAGLSFLGVGAVPPIADWGRIIYDGSQYFPNAWWLIFFPGLAIFLTVFGFNLLGDVLRDVLDPRTRRSIEFKLKKEEAGEEQ
- a CDS encoding ABC transporter permease, yielding MAELRRFLVRRFLTFIPTLIGVTFIVYLIAAVVPANPARLWAGGQKANPQVINMLVREYHLRDPFYVQYYYFMKGFLENSMVSPVTGYKVWYEVKTYMPVTVQLTLISFVFIVLIGIPLGIISALKKDTWIDAVIRVIALVGVSVPIFWLAYLMIFLFFTKLGWITLSGTPTPSYSITGIPLIDSILKLDWHTHYEIIKRYWLPAIILAYPGIGVIARLVRNSFLDALGADFVEFIDAKGLPKSQRYRHVLKNAMVPIITVLGLQFGGLLAGAPITETIFGLPGIGRFMLTSIYSFDYLSLMGGVFVIALIYMTVNLIVDIFYALIDPRVRY
- a CDS encoding ABC transporter substrate-binding protein — its product is MSSKGLSTSAWIGIIIIIIVIIGAGWWAATRHGAPTTTTTTTPTGTSTTSTSPTTTTTTTTSSITGTATTTTTTTMMQGYTFIPPKPGYAAVIETSNAFVVVGPTGSKVPQFDNKGKQIIVVKFKANESATLPAENSTAFVNIDPGFYRNSYADALMMAGRQEPNPALRTQMYEAVYKLSNYYEPMIWLGQYIAVFNYWSWVHGRYYQPTLGERFDLITEDSNAPNIPLGIGNYANNATTYVDVTIGWPQSFDPAKSYETFGWLIFHEIGDTLVTYWKNQTEVLSPDLAVAWAHNKDGTDWYFVIRGNVKAYDPWHNNVYPVNATDVLFTLWRIARLNLDPSWMITSFINVNQSTVLTENELSSVLSKGGIYTSYGNFQGEVKSLSQLLQVYDYSGSTAGVVELKLYKPYGAILEILADPFTMVVPMKYMFDYTPQLQGKYTQALKDSNYGRSPSAWAKYVGTGEQEPTHQLLHKYPVGTGPYYVKEYKENSYIVLQYNPYYWNVTLWKQLYGTNAPEHKTAIFLINNDAVTRIEILKRGQADYGAIPMDRLKDVEGYQYSGTNYKVVVKNLGLDPTILYIVLNDLKPPLDNLYVRQALAYAVPYTQIYNLVYAGYATELYGVLPAGFIGHNDNIVAKYSFNLTKAKELLQKSGVDLSKYSIEVWYNTGNSQREKIATLLQNTWGSLGLKVTAKALNWPTLLQNTEKPSFDVYIIGWAPDYIDPDDYAGPLFYGGTQFSVLQWTTVNSVSSAGSYLSG